One window of Robiginitalea biformata HTCC2501 genomic DNA carries:
- a CDS encoding hydroxypyruvate isomerase family protein, with amino-acid sequence MERRKFIGRSAAASAALFTPVAGQHLREASPQPESGKSETGAFKPKPTEGVINHSVCYWCYGSIPLDTFLGNIAELGIGAIDLVGPEEFPLLKKHGIHASMCWGAGKGIVEGWNDPRLHDELVADYNEKIPIIAEAGYTNLICFSGNRNGMNDLVGLQNCVEGLSKIMPTAEKYGVVLQMELLNSKVDHKDYMCDNTLWGVELCRRLGTDHFKLLYDIYHMQIMEGDVIRNIREYHPYFGHYHTGGNPGRHEIDETQELYYPAIMRAIAATGFTGHVAQEFIPSWEDKLAALKQGIEICDI; translated from the coding sequence ATGGAACGCAGAAAATTTATTGGCCGCAGTGCAGCGGCCTCAGCAGCTTTATTTACGCCGGTTGCCGGACAGCACTTACGGGAGGCGTCCCCGCAACCCGAATCCGGGAAGTCCGAAACCGGTGCATTCAAACCGAAACCCACCGAAGGAGTTATCAATCACAGCGTGTGTTATTGGTGCTACGGCAGCATCCCCCTGGATACGTTCCTGGGGAATATCGCGGAATTGGGCATCGGGGCCATCGACCTGGTGGGGCCCGAAGAATTCCCCCTGCTGAAAAAACACGGGATCCACGCCTCGATGTGCTGGGGCGCCGGCAAAGGGATTGTCGAAGGCTGGAACGACCCCCGGCTCCACGACGAACTGGTTGCCGACTACAATGAAAAAATCCCGATCATCGCGGAGGCCGGATATACAAACCTGATTTGCTTTAGCGGCAACCGCAACGGGATGAACGATTTGGTTGGGTTGCAGAATTGCGTGGAGGGCCTGAGTAAAATTATGCCCACAGCCGAAAAGTACGGCGTTGTCCTGCAGATGGAACTCCTCAATTCCAAAGTGGACCACAAGGACTATATGTGCGACAATACGCTCTGGGGGGTGGAACTTTGCCGTCGCCTGGGTACGGACCACTTCAAACTGCTATACGACATCTACCACATGCAGATAATGGAGGGCGATGTCATCCGCAACATCCGCGAATACCATCCGTACTTCGGACACTACCACACGGGCGGGAACCCCGGCCGGCACGAAATTGACGAAACCCAGGAGCTGTATTACCCGGCAATTATGCGGGCCATTGCTGCCACCGGTTTTACGGGCCACGTGGCACAGGAATTCATCCCGTCCTGGGAAGACAAACTTGCCGCGCTGAAGCAGGGCATCGAAATCTGCGATATCTAG
- a CDS encoding DUF3820 family protein gives MDHSTPSRKELIELAHYRMPFGKYKGRLLYELPLPYLVWFRGKGFPPGKLGRNLQIVFGMKENGLEGMLARIRKEFPRQNP, from the coding sequence ATGGACCACTCCACCCCCTCCCGGAAAGAACTCATCGAGCTCGCCCACTACAGGATGCCTTTTGGCAAATACAAAGGGAGGCTGCTGTACGAGCTGCCGTTGCCCTACCTGGTCTGGTTCCGCGGGAAGGGATTTCCGCCCGGGAAACTCGGGCGGAACCTGCAGATTGTCTTCGGGATGAAGGAAAACGGCCTGGAGGGGATGCTGGCCCGGATCCGGAAAGAATTTCCCCGGCAGAACCCCTGA
- a CDS encoding CTP synthase, giving the protein MAATKYIFVTGGVSSSLGKGIIAASLAKLLQARGLRTTIQKLDPYINVDPGTLNPYEHGECYVTDDGAETDLDLGHYERFLNVRTSQANNVTTGRIYQSVIEKERRGEFLGKTVQVVPHITNEIKERIQILGNSGDYDVVITEIGGTVGDIESLPYIEAVRQLLWELGENNAIVVHLTLVPYLSAAGELKTKPTQHSVKTLMESGIKADILVCRTEHELSEEIKQKLALFCNVKKEAVIQSIDANTIYDVPVLMHEEGLDKVALQKLALPVSPEPNLTQWMEFLKQLKNPRGVVRVGLIGKYVELQDSYKSIQEALIHAGAINGVEVDVVSIHSEHISTNNLEKKMQELDGILVAPGFGERGIEGKVKAVQYAREQDIPFLGICLGMQMAVIEFARNVLGLDDANSTEMNARTPHPVIDLMEAQKTIVNKGGTMRLGAWDCELTEDTLVHKMYSGASTISERHRHRYEFNNDYKEQMEAAGLVFSGINAETGLVEIVELPSHPWFIGVQYHPEYKSTVANPHPLFVGFVQAVRQYKMQRTNASMA; this is encoded by the coding sequence ATGGCAGCTACTAAATACATCTTCGTTACGGGGGGAGTCTCCTCTTCATTGGGTAAAGGCATCATCGCAGCCTCCCTGGCCAAACTCCTGCAGGCCCGCGGCCTGAGAACCACCATCCAGAAACTCGACCCGTACATCAACGTAGACCCGGGTACGCTCAACCCCTATGAACACGGAGAGTGTTACGTCACCGACGATGGGGCGGAAACGGACCTGGACCTGGGGCATTACGAGCGGTTCCTGAATGTGCGGACCTCCCAGGCCAACAACGTAACCACGGGCAGGATTTACCAAAGCGTCATCGAAAAGGAACGGAGGGGGGAATTCCTCGGGAAAACCGTCCAGGTGGTGCCGCACATTACGAATGAAATCAAGGAGCGGATCCAGATCCTGGGCAACAGCGGGGATTACGACGTGGTCATCACCGAAATCGGCGGGACCGTGGGGGATATCGAATCCCTGCCCTATATCGAAGCGGTTCGCCAATTGCTCTGGGAACTGGGGGAGAATAATGCCATAGTGGTCCATCTGACCCTGGTGCCCTATCTGTCGGCTGCAGGGGAACTCAAGACCAAACCTACCCAGCACTCGGTAAAAACGCTCATGGAGAGCGGGATCAAGGCGGATATCCTGGTTTGCCGGACGGAACACGAACTCTCGGAAGAAATCAAGCAGAAACTCGCCCTGTTCTGCAATGTAAAAAAGGAAGCGGTCATCCAGTCGATCGATGCGAATACGATTTACGACGTACCCGTGCTGATGCACGAGGAAGGTCTGGATAAGGTTGCCCTCCAGAAACTCGCCCTTCCTGTCAGCCCGGAGCCCAACCTGACGCAGTGGATGGAATTCCTGAAGCAACTCAAGAACCCCCGGGGCGTGGTGCGGGTGGGCCTGATTGGCAAGTACGTGGAATTGCAGGATTCCTATAAAAGCATCCAGGAAGCCCTGATCCACGCCGGGGCCATCAACGGGGTGGAAGTGGATGTGGTCTCCATCCATTCCGAGCACATCAGCACAAACAACCTGGAAAAGAAAATGCAGGAGCTCGACGGCATCCTGGTGGCCCCGGGATTCGGGGAGCGGGGTATTGAGGGCAAGGTCAAAGCAGTGCAGTACGCCCGGGAGCAAGACATCCCGTTTTTGGGAATCTGCCTGGGGATGCAGATGGCCGTGATCGAATTTGCCCGGAATGTCCTGGGGCTGGACGATGCGAATTCCACAGAGATGAATGCCCGGACCCCCCACCCGGTCATCGATCTGATGGAAGCCCAGAAGACAATTGTCAATAAGGGGGGGACCATGCGGCTGGGAGCCTGGGACTGTGAACTGACGGAAGACACCCTGGTGCACAAAATGTACAGCGGGGCCTCCACGATTTCCGAACGCCACCGCCACCGCTATGAATTCAACAACGACTACAAGGAGCAGATGGAAGCGGCCGGCCTGGTATTCTCCGGGATCAATGCGGAGACAGGGCTTGTTGAAATTGTAGAACTGCCGTCCCATCCCTGGTTTATCGGGGTGCAGTACCACCCGGAGTACAAAAGTACCGTGGCCAACCCGCATCCGCTTTTCGTGGGATTTGTCCAGGCGGTCCGCCAATATAAAATGCAACGAACCAATGCCAGTATGGCATAA
- the yidC gene encoding membrane protein insertase YidC: MEEKKLDINSIIGFVLIFGILIYWFYTNQPTPEEVEAQKQATEQVQDSIRRAEAAAAPQQAATPAATVPEGNDSLARAAYASRIGAFSYTPAVEGTTLLENDVLSLEISNKGGEIVEARMKQFVNHDSLPVYLVREGNAQFSLEITTSDNRVLNTRDLFFEPTLSREGENSVLSMKAMAGPRQFLEYRYTIRPGEYLLDFDIRSQGLSLSASKGVPLRWSLRAIRHDPSVMYENRYTRLTYRHEGDDISKLSASGEDDETESEVRWMSFRQHFFSSILAVDEPLDTVTLTSNDLVEEESSETAFTKEFSIASELPVTGGELSRSMQWYFGPTDIDVLEQYEDLALADSIPFGWGIFGWINRYIFTPFYGFLASFLPFGIAIVVMTIIVRILMSPVTYKSYLSQAKMRVLKPEITEINEKYKDNAMKKQQATMKLYNKAGVSPLSGCIPALLQLPIFYALFMFFPTSFALRQKSFLWAEDLSSYDTIAQLPFSIPFYGDHVSLFPILASVAIFFYMMMTTGQQMQTQPGMPNMKFIMYLSPLMMLFFFNNYASGLSLYYFVSNLITIGIMLVIKNVILDEEKIHAQIQEQKKKPRKENRFQRKMREMMEEAEKQKKK, encoded by the coding sequence ATGGAAGAAAAAAAACTGGATATCAATTCCATCATCGGATTCGTACTCATATTCGGAATCCTGATTTATTGGTTTTACACGAACCAGCCGACACCGGAAGAGGTGGAGGCCCAGAAACAGGCTACCGAACAGGTGCAGGATTCCATCCGGAGGGCCGAGGCAGCGGCGGCCCCGCAGCAGGCGGCAACCCCCGCAGCTACTGTTCCGGAGGGGAACGACTCCCTTGCCCGGGCGGCCTATGCCTCCCGGATCGGGGCTTTCTCATATACCCCGGCCGTGGAGGGTACCACCCTGCTGGAAAACGACGTACTCTCCCTGGAAATTTCCAACAAGGGAGGGGAAATTGTCGAAGCCCGCATGAAGCAATTCGTCAACCACGATTCCCTGCCCGTCTACCTGGTTCGGGAGGGTAATGCACAATTTTCCCTTGAAATCACGACCTCGGATAACCGGGTGCTCAATACGCGGGACCTCTTTTTTGAACCCACCCTGAGCCGGGAAGGGGAGAACAGCGTGCTCTCCATGAAGGCGATGGCAGGCCCCCGGCAATTCCTGGAATACCGCTATACGATCCGTCCGGGGGAATACCTCCTGGATTTTGACATCCGCTCCCAGGGGTTGTCCTTGTCCGCGTCAAAAGGCGTCCCGCTCCGGTGGAGCCTGCGCGCCATCCGCCACGACCCGAGCGTCATGTACGAAAACCGGTATACCCGCCTGACGTATCGGCACGAAGGGGACGATATCAGCAAATTATCCGCCAGCGGGGAGGATGATGAAACTGAATCCGAGGTACGCTGGATGTCCTTCCGGCAGCACTTTTTCAGTTCCATCCTGGCAGTAGACGAGCCGCTGGATACCGTAACGCTCACATCCAACGACCTGGTAGAGGAGGAAAGCAGCGAAACGGCATTTACCAAAGAGTTCTCCATCGCATCCGAACTCCCCGTAACGGGAGGAGAACTAAGCCGTTCCATGCAGTGGTATTTCGGGCCGACGGATATCGATGTGCTGGAGCAGTACGAAGACCTGGCCCTGGCGGATTCCATCCCCTTTGGATGGGGGATCTTTGGTTGGATCAACCGGTATATATTTACCCCGTTCTACGGTTTTCTGGCATCCTTCCTGCCGTTCGGGATCGCTATCGTGGTCATGACCATCATCGTGCGGATCCTGATGTCGCCGGTCACCTACAAGTCCTATCTTTCTCAGGCCAAGATGCGCGTGCTGAAACCGGAGATTACCGAGATCAACGAGAAGTACAAGGACAACGCGATGAAAAAACAACAGGCCACCATGAAGCTTTACAACAAGGCCGGGGTGAGTCCGCTCAGCGGCTGTATCCCCGCACTGCTGCAGTTGCCTATTTTTTACGCGCTCTTCATGTTCTTCCCAACGAGCTTTGCCCTGAGGCAGAAGTCGTTCCTGTGGGCGGAAGACCTGTCTTCCTATGACACCATTGCGCAGCTGCCCTTCAGCATCCCGTTTTACGGGGACCATGTGAGTCTGTTCCCGATCCTGGCATCCGTGGCGATTTTCTTTTACATGATGATGACAACCGGCCAGCAGATGCAAACGCAGCCCGGGATGCCCAATATGAAGTTCATCATGTACCTGTCACCACTGATGATGCTGTTCTTCTTCAACAACTACGCCAGCGGCCTGAGTTTGTATTATTTTGTTTCCAACCTGATTACCATCGGCATTATGCTGGTGATCAAAAACGTGATCCTGGACGAGGAGAAAATCCACGCCCAGATCCAGGAGCAGAAAAAGAAACCCCGGAAGGAGAACCGATTCCAGCGGAAGATGCGGGAAATGATGGAGGAAGCTGAGAAGCAGAAGAAAAAGTAA
- a CDS encoding DUF6515 family protein, with protein sequence MKTFHVSVAMILALLLWTPAETAAQSSRTVAVVEVDRPAKRKIRRKKRRAVRRTLRKLPRGTRTIVWRNVNYYPVRGRYYLARRGVYVRAFPPVGFRIRRLAVKPIRLVVRSRTFWFAEGVFYKKADDGFEVVPTPVGAVVPELPEEAEAIDMNGLASYELNDAIYREVADGYEIIELLDE encoded by the coding sequence ATGAAAACTTTCCATGTTTCAGTTGCCATGATCCTGGCACTCCTCCTGTGGACACCTGCCGAAACGGCAGCCCAATCGAGCCGAACCGTTGCCGTGGTAGAGGTAGACCGCCCGGCCAAACGCAAGATTCGCCGCAAGAAGCGGCGCGCGGTACGACGGACCCTTCGGAAACTACCCCGGGGCACCCGGACTATCGTCTGGCGCAACGTAAACTATTACCCGGTTCGGGGGCGTTATTACCTGGCGCGTCGCGGCGTTTATGTGCGCGCCTTCCCGCCCGTGGGATTCCGCATTCGCCGTCTGGCCGTAAAACCGATCCGCCTCGTGGTCAGGAGCCGGACTTTTTGGTTCGCCGAAGGGGTTTTCTACAAAAAAGCGGATGACGGGTTCGAAGTGGTGCCCACCCCGGTGGGCGCTGTGGTTCCCGAGCTCCCGGAAGAGGCTGAGGCCATTGATATGAATGGCCTTGCCAGCTACGAACTCAACGATGCGATCTACAGAGAGGTTGCCGACGGCTACGAGATCATCGAGTTGCTGGACGAATGA
- a CDS encoding fasciclin domain-containing protein translates to MKKFAYNLLFLLGGVVLLGLAACSSDDDGNGMPEVEADIVATAQATADLSSLVAALSTADELDNTDLIGILSGPGPFTVFAPSNAAFGQLFNSLDGYDSLDDFDTDAEKELLASILTYHVVAGVAAQSGDLTDGANVTTVQGETLTTSLSGGVSVVDATGIPANVSTADVLASNGVVHIIDKVLLPQAVLDALEEAAADQNIVELANATADLSALVNALIEADLVSTLEGEGPFTVFAPTNDAFATFLSVNGYTSLDDIPNEVLVQLLLNHVVAGEVASTDLSTGYISSLSTAGPDASNLSLYINTEGGVAINGVSNVSTADVSASNGIVHIVDAVIDIPTVVTFATADPTFAPLVTALTDGTTATDFPTVLSGDGPFTVFAPTDAAFQALLDSNPDWDTVTDIDEALLTSVLNHHVVSGNVRSGDLTDGIMPTTLEGDAITINLPGTGGNIADVTDGSGTSGIGIIAVDVQAGNGVVHVLNQVMIPDTSN, encoded by the coding sequence ATGAAAAAGTTTGCGTACAATCTATTATTCCTCCTTGGAGGAGTCGTCCTGCTGGGCCTGGCGGCCTGTTCAAGCGACGACGACGGCAACGGAATGCCGGAAGTGGAAGCAGATATTGTGGCGACCGCACAGGCAACTGCCGACCTGAGCAGCCTGGTGGCTGCCCTCTCAACCGCTGATGAGCTCGACAACACCGATCTGATCGGCATCCTCAGCGGCCCGGGGCCCTTCACAGTCTTTGCCCCCTCCAACGCCGCTTTCGGCCAGCTCTTCAACTCCCTGGACGGTTATGACAGTCTGGATGATTTTGACACGGACGCAGAAAAAGAGCTGCTTGCTTCCATCCTGACCTACCATGTAGTAGCCGGGGTAGCCGCCCAATCCGGCGACCTTACGGACGGAGCCAACGTCACTACCGTACAGGGTGAAACGCTGACCACTTCCCTCTCCGGGGGCGTGTCCGTCGTGGATGCCACCGGGATCCCGGCCAATGTTTCCACGGCCGATGTACTCGCCTCCAACGGCGTGGTCCACATTATCGATAAGGTCTTACTGCCCCAGGCCGTCCTGGACGCGCTTGAGGAAGCTGCCGCCGATCAGAATATCGTGGAGCTTGCCAATGCCACTGCAGACCTGTCCGCACTGGTGAATGCCCTGATCGAAGCCGATCTGGTGAGCACCCTGGAAGGAGAAGGCCCCTTTACTGTCTTTGCCCCGACAAACGACGCATTTGCCACTTTCCTCAGCGTCAATGGGTATACAAGCCTTGATGACATTCCCAATGAGGTACTGGTACAGTTATTACTGAATCATGTAGTGGCCGGGGAGGTTGCTTCCACTGACCTCTCCACGGGCTACATATCCTCATTATCCACTGCCGGCCCGGATGCTTCAAACCTCAGCCTGTATATCAATACGGAGGGCGGGGTGGCCATCAACGGCGTTTCCAACGTAAGTACGGCCGATGTATCGGCGTCCAATGGAATTGTCCACATAGTGGACGCGGTTATCGACATCCCCACCGTCGTGACATTTGCCACGGCAGACCCGACGTTTGCCCCCCTGGTTACGGCCCTGACCGATGGCACAACGGCCACGGATTTCCCGACAGTCCTCAGCGGTGACGGCCCCTTTACCGTATTCGCCCCGACGGATGCCGCTTTCCAGGCCCTGCTGGACAGCAACCCGGATTGGGATACTGTGACCGATATCGACGAGGCCCTGCTGACCTCCGTCCTGAATCACCACGTGGTAAGCGGAAACGTCCGTTCGGGCGATCTAACGGACGGCATCATGCCGACAACCCTTGAAGGCGATGCCATTACCATCAACCTGCCGGGTACAGGCGGCAATATCGCCGACGTCACCGACGGGTCCGGAACCTCCGGGATTGGTATAATCGCCGTGGACGTTCAGGCCGGCAACGGCGTGGTCCACGTACTGAACCAGGTGATGATACCGGACACTTCCAACTAG
- the mnmA gene encoding tRNA 2-thiouridine(34) synthase MnmA: protein MGTTRKVVVGLSGGVDSSVTALLLKQQGYEVIGLFMKNWHDDSVTISRECPWLDDSNDALIVAEKLGIPFQTVDLSAAYKERIVNYMFREYQQGRTPNPDVLCNREIKFDLFLKIAMDLGADFVATGHYCRKDEATGPDGQVRYRLLAGADANKDQSYFLCQLNQEQLSRALFPIGHLQKSEVRALAAENGLVTADKKDSQGLCFIGKVRLPEFLQQQLEPREGRIVEIPATAPQYLREVPEFSNRREELAFYSEKPVYDPSDGRDVGLHQGAHYFTIGQRKGLDVGGTPDPLFVIQTDVAKNIIYTGQGKSHPGLYRRTLFVADDELHWVRPDLSLNPDQTMEVQARIRYRQALQQATLYKIEGGLYVDFREPQSAITEGQFVAWYLGDELIGSGVIA, encoded by the coding sequence ATGGGAACGACCAGGAAAGTAGTTGTCGGATTATCAGGGGGCGTAGACAGCAGCGTGACGGCGCTGCTGCTCAAGCAACAAGGCTACGAGGTGATCGGATTATTCATGAAGAATTGGCACGATGACTCCGTGACGATCTCCAGGGAATGCCCCTGGCTGGACGACAGCAACGACGCTCTCATAGTAGCGGAAAAGCTCGGCATCCCTTTCCAGACCGTCGACCTGAGTGCTGCTTACAAGGAGCGGATCGTAAATTATATGTTCCGCGAGTATCAGCAGGGCCGTACCCCGAACCCGGACGTATTGTGCAATCGGGAGATCAAGTTCGACCTGTTCCTCAAGATTGCAATGGACCTCGGGGCGGATTTTGTGGCTACCGGCCATTATTGCCGGAAGGACGAAGCCACAGGCCCCGACGGTCAGGTTCGCTACCGGCTTCTCGCCGGGGCGGACGCCAATAAGGACCAATCGTATTTCCTTTGCCAGCTCAACCAGGAGCAACTCTCCCGGGCCCTTTTTCCGATCGGCCACCTCCAGAAATCCGAGGTGCGCGCCCTGGCTGCCGAAAACGGCCTGGTTACCGCCGATAAAAAGGACTCCCAGGGCCTGTGTTTTATCGGAAAAGTCCGCTTGCCCGAGTTTCTGCAACAGCAGTTGGAGCCGCGGGAAGGCCGCATTGTGGAAATCCCCGCCACGGCACCCCAGTACCTCAGGGAAGTCCCTGAATTTTCGAACCGCCGTGAGGAGCTCGCATTCTATTCGGAGAAGCCGGTGTATGACCCGTCCGACGGCCGGGATGTTGGCCTCCACCAGGGCGCCCACTATTTTACAATCGGCCAGCGCAAAGGACTGGATGTAGGGGGGACCCCGGACCCGCTCTTCGTAATCCAGACGGACGTGGCGAAAAACATTATCTATACCGGACAGGGCAAATCGCATCCGGGCTTGTATCGCCGGACGCTGTTTGTGGCAGATGACGAATTGCACTGGGTGCGCCCCGACCTGTCGCTCAACCCCGACCAGACCATGGAGGTGCAGGCGCGGATTCGCTACCGGCAGGCACTTCAGCAGGCCACATTATACAAAATAGAAGGGGGGTTGTACGTCGATTTCAGGGAACCGCAGTCTGCTATTACCGAGGGGCAGTTTGTAGCCTGGTACCTCGGTGACGAACTTATCGGTTCCGGGGTGATTGCCTGA
- a CDS encoding NAD(P)H-dependent flavin oxidoreductase produces MPHNRITRLFNIRYPLIQAGMVWASGWRLAAAVSDAGGLGLIGAGSMYPDILREHIRKCQAATDQPFGVNVPMLYPDIDKVMDIIRDEGVPIVFTSAGNPKTWTAALKRSGITVVHVVSSVKFALKAQEAGVDAVVAEGFEAGGHNGRDETTTMALIPSVREKVDLPLLAAGGIATGRAMLAAMVLGADGVQVGSRFVASEEASSHPAFKQRVVEAEEGDTRLTLKELAPVRLLKNKFYSDIESAYANCATPEDLKTLLGRARAKRGMFEGDLEEGELEIGQVSAIIRDILPAAEIVRQMMSEFEAARKQVPDLF; encoded by the coding sequence ATGCCACACAATCGAATTACCCGCCTATTCAATATCCGATACCCGCTTATCCAGGCCGGGATGGTCTGGGCCAGTGGCTGGCGGCTGGCCGCCGCCGTTTCGGATGCCGGGGGGCTGGGGCTGATCGGGGCCGGCAGTATGTACCCGGACATCCTGAGGGAACACATCCGCAAGTGCCAGGCCGCTACCGATCAACCCTTTGGGGTGAATGTCCCGATGCTCTACCCGGACATTGACAAGGTGATGGATATCATCCGGGATGAAGGGGTGCCGATTGTTTTCACCTCTGCGGGAAACCCCAAAACCTGGACAGCTGCGCTGAAGCGCTCGGGGATCACCGTGGTCCACGTGGTCAGTAGCGTAAAATTTGCCCTCAAGGCACAGGAGGCGGGGGTGGATGCAGTGGTTGCCGAGGGATTTGAGGCAGGCGGGCACAACGGCCGGGATGAAACCACCACCATGGCATTGATCCCTTCGGTCCGGGAAAAAGTGGATCTTCCGCTGCTGGCGGCCGGCGGCATTGCCACCGGGCGGGCCATGCTGGCAGCCATGGTCCTGGGGGCCGACGGGGTTCAGGTTGGCAGCCGGTTTGTCGCCAGCGAGGAAGCTTCCTCCCACCCGGCCTTCAAACAACGCGTGGTGGAGGCCGAAGAAGGGGATACCCGGTTGACCCTGAAGGAACTGGCCCCGGTCCGCTTGTTGAAGAACAAGTTTTACTCGGATATCGAATCGGCCTATGCCAACTGCGCCACTCCGGAAGATTTGAAAACCCTGCTGGGCCGGGCTCGTGCCAAACGCGGCATGTTTGAGGGGGACCTGGAGGAAGGGGAGCTAGAAATCGGCCAGGTTTCCGCAATTATCCGGGACATCCTGCCTGCAGCGGAAATTGTGAGGCAAATGATGTCCGAATTCGAGGCGGCGCGGAAACAGGTGCCGGACTTATTCTGA
- a CDS encoding tetratricopeptide repeat protein yields the protein MKNKLYPGIFACLVLLAAFLIRQTEKSNVLPKRSAASIGALKCTVARFMLEPVDSSRQIAPLFENLGTHSMPVYNAPPRAQAFFDQGLRLTYAFNHAEGHRSFMEAARLAPATAMAYWGQAYDLGPNINDPAPDPERKTRAWEALEKANLHAPQASDLERDLIRALNARYSPDTLVETSLLNSAYMDAMREVALRHPDHPDVLTLYAASIMNTMPWSYWDMDGKPAPNTLAAKAALEKAIQLQPDHPGAHHYYIHLMELPDPDRAVSSAESLEGLMPAAGHIVHMPSHIYIRVGRYQDAVRVNKLAILADEDYISQCYSQGIYPLGYYPHNIHFLWSAASLIGESVTAIDAAKKTAEKVPVGQMGQLHFLQDFASTPLLAYTRFGKWNDILTFPAPGPGNLHLSLMRHYARGIAFIRKGNAKEAREELEAIDALIREPELAEIVATANNSSDRIAGVARAVVAGELAALEGDYEQAVAHLEQAVALEDDLTYTEPSAWHIPPRQNLGAVLMLAGDFDRAEAVYRSDLEKLRQNGWSLYGLTQALEAQGKKEAARAIQREFDSVWQSADLTISRSVL from the coding sequence ATGAAAAACAAGCTGTATCCGGGTATTTTTGCCTGCCTCGTCCTTCTGGCTGCCTTCCTGATCCGCCAAACTGAAAAATCAAACGTATTGCCCAAGCGATCGGCAGCTTCCATCGGCGCCCTGAAATGTACGGTAGCCCGATTTATGCTCGAACCGGTGGACAGTTCACGTCAAATTGCACCTTTGTTCGAAAATCTCGGGACCCACTCTATGCCCGTATACAATGCGCCGCCCCGGGCCCAGGCTTTTTTTGACCAGGGTCTGCGGCTGACCTATGCATTCAATCATGCCGAAGGACACCGTTCGTTTATGGAAGCGGCCAGGCTCGCTCCGGCTACGGCCATGGCCTACTGGGGACAGGCCTATGACCTCGGCCCGAACATCAACGATCCGGCTCCCGATCCGGAGCGAAAAACCAGGGCCTGGGAGGCACTCGAAAAAGCGAATCTTCATGCGCCGCAAGCCAGTGACCTTGAACGGGATTTGATCCGGGCCCTCAATGCGCGTTACAGCCCGGATACATTGGTTGAAACCTCGCTGTTGAATAGTGCGTATATGGATGCCATGCGGGAGGTTGCCCTCCGACACCCGGACCACCCGGACGTATTGACACTTTACGCTGCCTCGATCATGAATACCATGCCCTGGTCCTATTGGGATATGGACGGCAAGCCGGCTCCGAACACCCTGGCGGCAAAGGCTGCACTGGAAAAAGCAATACAGTTGCAACCGGACCACCCCGGGGCCCATCACTACTATATCCATCTGATGGAGCTGCCGGACCCGGACCGCGCAGTAAGCAGTGCCGAGAGCCTGGAGGGGCTGATGCCAGCCGCCGGACATATCGTTCACATGCCCTCCCATATTTATATCCGGGTCGGCAGGTATCAAGATGCCGTACGGGTGAACAAACTGGCCATCCTGGCCGACGAGGATTATATTTCGCAATGTTATTCCCAGGGCATCTATCCGCTTGGATACTACCCCCACAATATCCACTTCCTCTGGTCGGCGGCAAGCCTTATCGGGGAGAGCGTCACAGCCATAGATGCGGCAAAGAAAACTGCAGAGAAAGTACCCGTTGGGCAAATGGGGCAATTGCATTTCCTGCAGGATTTTGCCTCCACCCCTTTATTGGCGTATACCCGGTTCGGGAAATGGAACGATATCCTGACCTTTCCGGCACCGGGCCCCGGAAACCTGCACCTCAGCCTGATGCGGCATTATGCCCGGGGGATTGCGTTTATCCGGAAAGGGAATGCTAAGGAAGCCCGGGAGGAGCTCGAGGCCATCGATGCCTTAATCCGGGAGCCGGAACTCGCGGAAATCGTTGCGACTGCCAACAATTCTTCGGATCGGATAGCGGGGGTGGCCCGTGCCGTGGTAGCCGGGGAACTGGCAGCATTGGAAGGGGATTACGAACAGGCGGTGGCCCACCTGGAACAGGCGGTGGCACTGGAGGACGACCTCACCTATACGGAGCCTTCTGCCTGGCATATCCCGCCCCGCCAAAACCTGGGCGCCGTCCTGATGTTAGCCGGGGACTTTGACCGCGCGGAAGCGGTGTACCGTTCCGATCTTGAAAAACTGCGGCAAAATGGCTGGTCGCTTTACGGGTTGACACAGGCGCTCGAGGCCCAGGGGAAGAAAGAAGCAGCCCGGGCCATTCAGCGGGAATTCGACTCGGTTTGGCAATCCGCGGACCTGACGATCAGCCGGTCGGTACTTTAA